One window from the genome of Salvia splendens isolate huo1 chromosome 9, SspV2, whole genome shotgun sequence encodes:
- the LOC121747419 gene encoding chaperone protein dnaJ 11, chloroplastic-like, with translation MLRNPTLAFKPSVQFRSRNMSVRAEVAVAVAVPDRRSLYEVLRVKRNASQVEIKTAYRTLAKLHHPDARARFMNSSIATSADGGDFIEIHNAYATLSDPNARAEYDLNLTVDPRGPGVSGCRRFYQTRRWETDQCW, from the coding sequence ATGCTACGAAACCCTACACTCGCCTTCAAACCGTCGGTTCAGTTCCGAAGCCGTAATATGTCCGTGCGAGCCGAGGTGGCTGTGGCAGTGGCTGTGCCGGACCGGCGGAGCCTCTACGAGGTCCTCCGCGTCAAGAGGAACGCGTCGCAGGTGGAGATCAAGACGGCGTACCGCACGCTCGCCAAGCTCCACCATCCCGACGCGAGGGCGCGATTTATGAATTCCTCGATCGCAACGTCCGCGGACGGCGGAGACTTCATCGAGATCCACAACGCCTATGCCACGCTGTCGGATCCCAATGCTAGAGCGGAGTACGATCTGAATTTGACTGTTGATCCGCGAGGCCCCGGCGTGTCTGGTTGCCGGAGATTTTACCAGACGCGTCGATGGGAGACGGATCAGTGCTGGTAA